From Gemmatimonadaceae bacterium, a single genomic window includes:
- a CDS encoding protein kinase, which translates to MIHTFDEYRDALAETYALEREIGEGGMATVYLALDHKHKRHVALKLLRSAFAEHGVAERFVREIRLTARLSHPHILPLLDSGNVLDTPFYVMPLVVGESLGDRLDREGRLPIEDAVRIATQVSDALGYAHAQGIIHRDVKPANIMLAGRHAFVADFGVAKAISSSTTEDDRTQTGMAIGTIAYMSPEQALGEQFIDARSDIFSLGAVLYEMLTGERAFGGTNAQAVLARRFSGVPPLARDKRPDVPEELERVITQSLSLEPDDRFATAADFEEALQGAMRASAFATSAPRSVEETEVLPSLAVLPFDNLSGDPDNEYLSDGITEEILTLLSRRRTIRVCARASAFSFKKHQDDVRLIGSRLGVLNVLLGSVRRATDRLRVTARLVDTRDGFQIWSERYDRTLADVFAIQDEIGESIATALNATLVGDTPAPAPTPAATRIDAYDIFLRGRAFWNQRTSTSMRKALDCFEQVIAADPTYAPAHAAIADVWVSLAVYGAAAPGEAMPKARVAAEAALAIDPALAEARVALGHVLAHYDWNFTAAGQAFRQAISLNPQLPSAHQGLATAVLTPRHKFADAVSAIRTALKMDPLSPVLRVTLSSVLLYAREYKEAVEAAKSALELDPAFAPAYFFLGRAYTHLLDFDAARMNAERSVELSGASTETLASFGYMLALAGEHDRARGIQTGLERRAAETYTSPTHLAPIPVALGEFDRALGFLEAAADVRASDLIWANVRSSFDPLRKEPRFAELMKRMGLFV; encoded by the coding sequence TTGATTCACACATTCGACGAATACCGCGACGCGCTCGCCGAAACGTACGCGCTGGAACGGGAGATCGGTGAAGGTGGCATGGCCACCGTCTATCTCGCGCTCGACCACAAGCACAAGCGGCACGTTGCGCTCAAGCTGCTGCGGTCGGCATTCGCCGAGCATGGTGTTGCCGAGCGGTTCGTGCGTGAGATTCGCCTGACGGCGCGTCTGTCGCATCCGCACATTCTGCCCCTGCTCGATTCGGGCAACGTGCTCGACACACCGTTCTACGTCATGCCGCTGGTCGTCGGCGAATCACTGGGCGATCGCCTCGACCGCGAGGGCCGGCTGCCGATCGAGGACGCGGTGCGCATCGCGACCCAGGTATCGGATGCGCTGGGATATGCGCACGCCCAAGGCATCATTCATCGCGACGTGAAGCCGGCGAACATCATGCTCGCCGGCCGTCATGCGTTCGTCGCGGACTTCGGCGTCGCCAAGGCCATCTCGTCGTCGACCACCGAGGACGATCGCACGCAAACCGGCATGGCGATCGGTACCATCGCGTACATGAGCCCCGAGCAGGCGCTCGGCGAACAGTTCATCGACGCCCGCAGCGACATCTTCAGTCTGGGCGCGGTGCTCTACGAGATGCTGACCGGCGAGCGCGCATTCGGCGGAACGAATGCGCAAGCGGTGTTGGCCCGACGCTTTTCGGGCGTTCCGCCGCTGGCGCGCGACAAGCGACCCGACGTTCCCGAGGAGCTCGAGCGCGTCATCACGCAGTCGCTGTCGCTCGAGCCCGACGATCGCTTCGCGACGGCCGCCGACTTCGAGGAAGCATTGCAGGGCGCCATGCGCGCCAGCGCGTTCGCGACCAGCGCACCGCGCTCCGTCGAGGAGACGGAGGTCCTTCCGTCGCTCGCCGTGCTGCCGTTCGACAATCTCAGCGGCGATCCCGACAACGAGTATCTCTCCGACGGCATCACCGAAGAGATCCTGACGTTGCTCTCGCGCCGCCGCACCATTCGCGTGTGCGCGCGCGCATCAGCATTCTCATTCAAGAAGCATCAAGACGACGTGCGTCTGATCGGCAGCCGGCTCGGCGTGCTGAACGTGCTGCTCGGCAGCGTGCGGCGGGCGACCGATCGATTGCGTGTCACCGCGCGCCTGGTGGATACGCGCGACGGATTCCAGATCTGGTCCGAGCGCTACGATCGGACGCTCGCCGACGTGTTCGCGATTCAGGACGAGATCGGCGAGTCGATCGCGACGGCGCTCAACGCCACGCTCGTCGGCGATACGCCCGCTCCGGCGCCGACACCGGCGGCGACCCGCATCGATGCCTACGACATTTTCCTGCGCGGACGCGCGTTCTGGAATCAGCGGACGAGCACCAGCATGCGGAAGGCGCTCGACTGCTTCGAGCAGGTGATCGCCGCCGATCCGACGTATGCACCGGCGCACGCCGCGATTGCCGACGTCTGGGTGTCGCTCGCCGTATACGGCGCGGCGGCGCCGGGCGAGGCCATGCCCAAGGCACGCGTCGCCGCCGAGGCGGCGCTCGCGATCGATCCCGCACTGGCCGAAGCGCGGGTGGCGCTCGGCCACGTGCTCGCGCATTACGACTGGAACTTCACCGCGGCGGGTCAGGCCTTTCGCCAGGCGATCTCGCTCAATCCTCAGCTGCCGTCGGCGCACCAGGGTTTGGCGACGGCGGTGCTCACGCCCCGGCACAAGTTCGCGGATGCGGTGAGCGCCATTCGCACGGCGCTCAAGATGGATCCGCTGTCGCCGGTGTTGCGCGTGACGCTGAGCAGCGTGCTGCTCTATGCGCGCGAGTACAAGGAGGCGGTGGAGGCGGCGAAGTCGGCGCTGGAGCTCGATCCGGCGTTCGCGCCCGCGTACTTCTTCCTCGGACGCGCCTACACGCATCTGCTCGACTTCGACGCGGCCCGCATGAATGCCGAGCGCTCGGTGGAATTGTCGGGCGCCAGCACGGAGACGTTGGCGTCATTCGGCTACATGCTCGCGCTCGCGGGCGAGCACGATCGCGCGCGCGGCATTCAGACTGGGCTCGAGCGTCGCGCCGCGGAGACGTACACCTCGCCGACGCACCTTGCGCCGATTCCCGTCGCACTCGGCGAGTTCGATCGTGCGCTCGGGTTCCTCGAGGCCGCGGCCGACGTTCGCGCCAGTGATCTGATCTGGGCGAACGTGCGGTCGAGTTTCGATCCGCTCAGGAAGGAGCCGCGGTTCGCGGAGTTGATGAAGCGGATGGGGCTGTTCGTTTAG
- a CDS encoding adenylate/guanylate cyclase domain-containing protein produces MQCPACRAEMPAGMKFCGNCGAALPQESSDSSAERRQLTVVFVDLVGSTALSESLDPEELRDLYTNYQSECARIIRRYDGHVAQYLGDGILAYFGYPIAREDNAARAVHSGLEILEAMSKVDVNGQRPHVRVGIHTGLVVVGDVGSGEKREQLALGETPNIAARIQGEAQPDTVFVSEPTRRLISGHFKVEDLGERALKGITKPMRVFRVIRANDSTTRFAAVSAGGMAPFVGREHELESVRSRWQQSKNGAGQTLILRAEAGMGKSRLAGAAKEFAATGPHELFEAQCSPYHAGSALYPIVDMLARRLLFESAGSPEAKLAALDAFLAGRRINTAEAMPLVAPLFGLQTEGRYAPSDLPAERHRKRTLDMLADLLLRSGSADPVLVLIEDLHWADPSTMELLGLVISRQAMSRAMVVCTTRPEGVVARSSAPNVTEIVLQALARQDTQALIAGVVGRKPLPQALTREIVDRTAGVPLFVEAVVRTIVESGVLRELEDRYELIGPMPAGLIPATVHDSLMARIDRLRADKSVAQLASTIGREFTFELLQHVSGRDEESLRRALEHITELDLISRVGIPPRATYTFKHALMQDAAYESLLRKTRQEYHGRIATALLEHFPETAETKPELLARHFEGAGHTSDAIDYWMKAGFQAQERSAVEECVGHLRKAIALLSTLPEDDPDRIQKEMNAQLALAPALMATRGWGAREVEIACNRARDLCERANNGQGLLAALWGLWTVLFVRGEHGRALAEAKTVLDIALATDVKILHVAARHGIGYTHFFRGEFEEARFHAEKALEIFDLEQEKELVRVFQIPSTVCCLAFLTMSLRLTGHIDQAAKRLRELEDLVQALANPACTSVGLGIAMYFYLDTRDVPTVAAKADQGYSLSVQKGFAFWADTMRVYSGWAEAMQGDASAAVPRIRSAIDDFVNNESGIYVPTMYMMVADALRAAGDPEAALDSLRTALRIAGEQDELYYTAEFHRNIGEIELGLGNTEHAERSFRAAIDIARGQGARLLELRAALLLARMLANAGERDEARALLEPLDAWFTEGRDSPELRDLRTTLDALVAGDSVSMPA; encoded by the coding sequence ATGCAGTGCCCTGCCTGCCGCGCGGAAATGCCCGCCGGCATGAAGTTCTGCGGAAACTGTGGCGCCGCCCTGCCGCAGGAGTCGTCCGACTCCTCCGCGGAACGGCGGCAGCTCACCGTCGTGTTCGTCGACCTCGTCGGATCGACCGCGCTCTCGGAGTCGCTCGACCCCGAAGAATTGCGTGACCTGTACACTAATTATCAGTCGGAGTGCGCCCGGATCATTCGGCGCTACGACGGCCATGTCGCGCAGTACCTGGGCGACGGGATCCTGGCCTACTTTGGCTACCCGATCGCGCGCGAAGACAACGCTGCTCGGGCCGTGCACTCGGGCCTCGAGATTCTCGAGGCGATGTCGAAGGTCGACGTCAACGGGCAGCGGCCGCACGTCCGCGTCGGGATTCACACGGGCCTGGTCGTCGTCGGCGACGTTGGCAGCGGCGAGAAGCGCGAGCAGCTCGCATTGGGCGAGACACCGAACATCGCGGCGCGCATTCAGGGCGAAGCGCAGCCCGACACGGTGTTCGTGAGCGAGCCGACGCGCCGCCTGATCTCCGGCCACTTCAAGGTCGAGGACCTGGGCGAGCGCGCTCTCAAGGGCATCACGAAGCCGATGCGCGTCTTCCGCGTCATCCGCGCGAACGACAGCACCACGCGCTTCGCGGCCGTTTCCGCCGGCGGCATGGCGCCCTTCGTCGGCCGCGAGCACGAGCTCGAGAGCGTTCGCTCGCGGTGGCAGCAGTCGAAAAATGGCGCGGGCCAAACGCTGATTCTGCGCGCCGAAGCCGGCATGGGGAAATCGCGCCTTGCCGGTGCCGCGAAAGAGTTTGCCGCGACGGGTCCGCACGAGCTGTTCGAGGCGCAGTGTTCGCCGTATCACGCCGGCAGTGCGCTGTATCCAATCGTCGACATGCTTGCGCGCCGGCTGCTGTTCGAGAGCGCGGGCTCGCCCGAGGCGAAGCTTGCGGCGCTCGACGCGTTCCTGGCCGGCCGGCGCATCAATACGGCCGAAGCGATGCCACTCGTTGCTCCGCTGTTCGGGTTGCAGACCGAAGGACGCTACGCGCCGAGTGATCTGCCGGCGGAGAGACACCGCAAACGCACGCTCGACATGCTCGCCGACCTATTGCTGCGCTCGGGATCGGCGGATCCCGTGCTGGTGCTGATCGAGGATCTGCACTGGGCAGATCCGTCGACGATGGAACTGCTCGGCCTCGTGATCTCGCGCCAGGCGATGTCGCGCGCGATGGTGGTCTGCACCACGCGCCCTGAAGGTGTCGTGGCGCGAAGCTCGGCGCCGAACGTCACCGAGATCGTGCTGCAGGCGCTGGCGCGACAGGATACGCAGGCGCTCATCGCGGGCGTCGTCGGACGGAAGCCGCTGCCACAGGCGCTGACGCGCGAGATCGTCGATCGCACGGCGGGTGTCCCGCTCTTCGTCGAAGCGGTCGTGCGCACGATCGTCGAGTCGGGCGTGCTGCGCGAGCTCGAGGATCGCTACGAGCTGATCGGACCGATGCCGGCCGGACTCATTCCGGCCACGGTTCACGATTCTCTCATGGCCCGCATCGACCGACTTCGCGCGGATAAATCGGTCGCGCAGCTCGCGTCGACGATCGGCCGCGAGTTCACTTTCGAGCTTCTCCAGCACGTCTCGGGACGCGACGAAGAGTCGCTGCGCCGCGCGCTCGAGCACATCACGGAGCTCGATCTGATCTCACGGGTGGGGATTCCGCCGCGCGCGACGTACACGTTCAAGCACGCGCTCATGCAGGACGCAGCGTACGAGTCGCTGCTGCGCAAGACCAGACAGGAATACCACGGGCGCATCGCGACCGCGTTGCTCGAGCATTTCCCCGAGACGGCGGAGACGAAGCCGGAATTGCTGGCTCGGCACTTCGAGGGCGCGGGGCACACCTCGGACGCAATCGACTACTGGATGAAGGCGGGTTTCCAGGCGCAGGAGCGTTCGGCGGTCGAGGAGTGCGTGGGCCACCTGCGCAAAGCGATCGCCCTGCTCTCGACGCTCCCGGAAGACGATCCCGATCGTATTCAAAAGGAAATGAACGCGCAGCTCGCGCTCGCGCCGGCACTGATGGCCACGCGCGGCTGGGGCGCGCGCGAAGTCGAGATCGCGTGCAATCGCGCGCGCGACTTGTGCGAGCGCGCGAACAACGGCCAGGGTTTGCTCGCCGCGCTGTGGGGCTTGTGGACGGTGCTCTTCGTTCGCGGCGAGCACGGGCGCGCGCTGGCCGAGGCGAAGACGGTGCTGGACATCGCGCTGGCGACCGACGTGAAGATCTTGCACGTCGCGGCGCGCCACGGCATCGGCTACACGCACTTCTTCCGCGGCGAGTTCGAGGAAGCGCGCTTTCACGCCGAGAAGGCGTTAGAGATCTTTGATCTGGAGCAGGAGAAGGAGCTCGTGCGGGTGTTCCAGATTCCGTCGACCGTCTGCTGTCTGGCATTTCTGACGATGAGCCTGCGGCTGACGGGCCACATCGATCAAGCGGCGAAGCGGCTGCGCGAGCTCGAGGACCTGGTGCAGGCGCTGGCCAATCCCGCGTGCACCAGCGTGGGCCTCGGCATCGCGATGTATTTCTACCTGGACACACGCGACGTTCCGACGGTGGCCGCGAAAGCGGATCAAGGCTATTCGCTGTCAGTGCAGAAGGGATTTGCGTTCTGGGCCGACACCATGCGCGTGTACAGCGGCTGGGCCGAGGCGATGCAGGGCGACGCGTCCGCCGCCGTGCCGCGCATTCGCTCGGCGATCGACGACTTCGTCAACAACGAGTCGGGCATCTACGTGCCGACGATGTACATGATGGTCGCCGACGCGCTGCGCGCCGCCGGCGACCCCGAAGCCGCGTTGGATTCTCTGCGGACCGCGCTCCGTATCGCGGGCGAGCAGGACGAGCTCTACTACACCGCCGAATTCCACCGCAACATTGGTGAGATCGAGCTGGGGCTCGGCAACACGGAGCACGCCGAACGGAGCTTCCGCGCGGCGATCGACATCGCGCGCGGACAGGGCGCCCGATTGCTCGAGTTGCGTGCGGCGCTGCTGCTCGCTCGCATGCTGGCCAACGCCGGCGAGCGCGACGAAGCCCGTGCGTTGCTCGAGCCGCTCGACGCGTGGTTCACCGAAGGCCGCGACAGTCCGGAGCTGCGCGACCTGCGCACGACGCTGGACGCGTTGGTCGCCGGCGACTCCGTCTCCATGCCCGCCTGA